The following proteins are co-located in the Gordonia polyisoprenivorans genome:
- a CDS encoding TetR/AcrR family transcriptional regulator, with protein sequence MRRQQMIEAAVEVIDQIGVSQASLVRIARQMGVSRKLITYHFDSRAALFAAVVEQIYDLGRSEVQPEAKAARSPEAMLTAFIRGSIAFYARHVREMRVLSALYASDDPDAPNRDESDHHREEMTAVDAILTAGQEAGLFRTFDVGLAADLVRVTLDLGLRRIIAGDPPAAVAEELDRFVLPGLRAEQSRI encoded by the coding sequence GTGCGTCGGCAGCAAATGATCGAAGCTGCTGTCGAGGTCATCGACCAGATCGGCGTCAGCCAGGCGTCACTGGTGCGCATCGCACGACAGATGGGTGTCAGCCGCAAGCTGATCACCTATCATTTCGACAGTCGCGCAGCACTTTTCGCGGCGGTTGTCGAGCAGATCTATGATCTCGGCCGCAGTGAGGTCCAGCCAGAGGCCAAAGCGGCGCGGTCACCGGAGGCGATGCTCACGGCGTTCATCCGCGGCAGCATCGCCTTTTACGCTCGCCACGTGCGAGAGATGAGAGTTCTCTCGGCGCTGTATGCGTCCGACGATCCCGACGCCCCGAACCGCGACGAGAGCGATCATCACCGAGAGGAGATGACAGCGGTGGATGCGATCCTCACCGCCGGGCAGGAAGCCGGCCTGTTCCGGACCTTCGACGTGGGGCTGGCCGCCGATCTCGTGCGCGTCACGCTCGACCTCGGGCTGCGTCGGATCATCGCCGGCGATCCGCCGGCGGCGGTGGCCGAGGAACTCGACCGATTCGTGCTGCCGGGGCTACGCGCCGAGCAGTCGCGGATCTGA
- a CDS encoding SDR family oxidoreductase — translation MTSYFVTGGSGFIGRRVIRQLLATDPDAQIHALVRQGSLPRFVDTVRSFPGSHRVHPIIGDLTVDGLGVDDDIEVDHVVHLAAIYDMAADAASQHAANVEGTARVADFAVAHDAMCHHISSIAVAGDHAGEFTEQDFDLGQSFPTPYHRTKFEAEKVIRERAGLRWRVYRPSVVVGDSRTGEMDKIDGPYYFFGHLRLLGKLPAALRLPFPDLGRINMVPVDYVVDALVALIGLDPESGGRVYHLGDRREVSITEMYNALAPSLRAPKGINAIPHQIVGRATSLAGTPPLRLGRNLIARQVGIPPALLDGMDLPVTFRSDLTIARLARFGIRPPEFDDYAPLLWRYWERALDPARHRRSDPRGPLVGKVVLITGGSSGIGKATARMCVERGATALIVARHAEELESTALEVNSATPKPGLPRGQAFPFVCDITDEESVRAMVKTVIVDHGHVDILVNNAGRSIRRATINAVDRSHDYHRVMAVNYFGAVNLVLALLPHMVERGSGHIVNVTSIAVQARGARFGAYAASKAALEAFSDSVAAETLSDHVTVSHVRLPLVRTRMIAPTEQYRDSAGVWSVDKGASRVLEAILRRPQRVSTPLGDLADLGHRFAPRLTTRIMHQDYLLSRESAAALENAVAGDTP, via the coding sequence GTGACCTCGTACTTTGTGACCGGTGGCAGCGGATTCATCGGACGCCGCGTCATCAGACAACTACTCGCAACCGATCCCGACGCGCAGATCCACGCGCTCGTCCGCCAGGGCTCCCTGCCCCGGTTCGTCGACACCGTGCGTAGCTTCCCCGGTTCGCACCGCGTCCACCCGATCATCGGGGATCTCACCGTCGACGGCCTCGGAGTCGACGACGACATCGAGGTCGACCACGTCGTCCATCTCGCTGCGATCTACGACATGGCAGCCGACGCGGCCAGCCAGCATGCCGCGAACGTGGAGGGCACCGCACGGGTCGCGGACTTCGCCGTCGCCCATGATGCGATGTGCCATCACATCTCGTCGATCGCGGTGGCCGGTGATCACGCGGGCGAGTTCACCGAGCAAGACTTCGATCTGGGCCAGTCCTTCCCGACGCCCTACCACCGCACCAAATTCGAGGCCGAGAAGGTCATTCGCGAGCGTGCGGGTTTGCGCTGGCGTGTGTATCGCCCGTCGGTGGTGGTCGGCGACTCCCGTACCGGCGAGATGGACAAGATCGACGGCCCGTACTACTTCTTCGGCCATCTTCGCCTGCTGGGGAAACTACCTGCGGCACTGCGTCTCCCGTTTCCCGACCTCGGACGCATCAACATGGTGCCGGTGGACTATGTGGTCGACGCCCTCGTCGCCCTGATCGGTCTCGACCCGGAATCCGGCGGCCGGGTGTATCACCTCGGGGACCGCCGCGAAGTGTCGATCACCGAGATGTACAACGCGCTGGCCCCATCCCTGCGAGCCCCCAAGGGCATCAACGCGATCCCCCACCAGATCGTCGGACGCGCCACGTCGTTGGCCGGCACTCCCCCGTTACGCCTCGGCCGCAACCTCATCGCCCGCCAGGTCGGTATCCCACCCGCCCTGCTCGACGGCATGGACCTGCCCGTGACGTTCCGCTCCGACCTGACCATCGCACGGCTGGCCCGATTCGGGATTCGCCCACCGGAATTCGACGACTACGCGCCCTTGCTCTGGCGGTACTGGGAGCGCGCACTCGACCCGGCGCGTCATCGGCGATCCGACCCGCGCGGTCCGCTCGTCGGCAAGGTCGTCCTGATCACCGGCGGCTCGTCCGGTATCGGCAAGGCCACCGCCCGCATGTGCGTCGAGCGAGGTGCCACGGCGCTGATCGTGGCGCGTCACGCCGAGGAGCTGGAATCCACGGCACTCGAGGTGAATTCGGCAACACCCAAGCCCGGACTCCCTCGCGGACAGGCGTTCCCGTTCGTCTGTGACATCACCGACGAGGAGTCGGTGCGCGCCATGGTGAAGACCGTCATCGTCGACCACGGTCACGTCGATATCCTGGTCAACAATGCCGGCCGTTCCATCCGTCGGGCGACCATCAACGCCGTCGATCGCTCCCACGACTATCACCGAGTGATGGCGGTCAACTACTTCGGTGCGGTCAATCTGGTGCTGGCGTTGCTGCCGCATATGGTCGAACGCGGCAGTGGCCACATCGTCAACGTCACCTCGATCGCCGTGCAGGCGCGCGGCGCCCGGTTCGGCGCGTACGCGGCGTCGAAGGCGGCACTGGAGGCGTTCAGCGATTCGGTCGCCGCCGAGACCTTGTCCGATCACGTGACGGTCTCCCATGTGCGGCTCCCGCTGGTTCGGACACGCATGATCGCGCCGACCGAGCAGTACCGGGACTCGGCCGGGGTGTGGTCGGTCGACAAGGGTGCCTCGCGCGTGCTGGAAGCGATTCTGCGCCGGCCACAACGGGTGTCGACACCACTGGGTGACCTCGCCGACCTGGGCCACCGTTTCGCCCCGCGCTTGACCACCCGGATCATGCATCAGGACTATCTCCTCAGCCGCGAGTCGGCGGCCGCTCTGGAGAATGCCGTGGCCGGTGACACCCCGTGA
- the def gene encoding peptide deformylase codes for MPVDELLKIGTVRTIVAWGDPVLHRAARPVTDFGPELQTLLADMFATNTAASGAGLAAAQIGVDLAVFIYDCGDETGTRRTGVVCNPRLELPEGRDRRLVDYDEGCLSYPGAYATLPRPSVATCHGEDQFGEPVTITAGGLLGRCLQHETDHLAGMVFGDRLTARARKGLRRMRDEVADRYPDDWPVSPKS; via the coding sequence ATGCCCGTCGATGAATTGCTGAAGATCGGAACCGTGCGCACCATCGTCGCCTGGGGCGATCCGGTGTTGCATCGCGCGGCGCGCCCGGTGACCGACTTCGGCCCGGAATTGCAGACGCTGCTGGCCGACATGTTCGCCACCAACACCGCGGCGTCCGGGGCGGGCCTGGCCGCGGCCCAGATCGGGGTGGACCTCGCGGTCTTCATCTACGACTGCGGCGACGAGACCGGAACGCGACGGACCGGGGTTGTCTGCAATCCCCGCCTCGAACTGCCCGAGGGGCGCGACCGCCGCCTCGTCGACTACGACGAGGGGTGCCTGTCGTATCCGGGCGCGTACGCCACCTTGCCGCGTCCGTCTGTCGCCACCTGCCACGGTGAGGACCAGTTCGGCGAGCCGGTGACGATCACCGCCGGCGGGCTGTTGGGCCGGTGTCTGCAACACGAGACTGATCATCTGGCCGGAATGGTGTTCGGCGATCGGCTCACCGCCCGGGCTCGCAAGGGGCTGCGACGGATGCGCGACGAGGTCGCCGACCGCTACCCCGACGACTGGCCCGTCTCGCCGAAGAGCTGA
- a CDS encoding glyoxalase superfamily protein produces MDNHLSPKAMAVTLRARLAESDVTITHSRALEIVAAQLGFRDWNTCAAASESFSDPITVPIVRTFPGDEADRFYLDFLGFGVDWEHRFEPGMPLYRQVSRHGCVLHLSEHHGDATPGCAVRIRVRDAAALQRRLHDSTIYPLRIGLVHEPGQDEVRVPDPFGNRLIFFTPTGQ; encoded by the coding sequence ATGGATAACCACCTCAGCCCCAAGGCCATGGCCGTCACGTTGCGGGCACGCCTCGCAGAATCGGACGTGACGATCACTCATTCGCGCGCGCTCGAAATCGTCGCGGCACAGTTGGGTTTCCGCGACTGGAACACGTGTGCGGCAGCGTCGGAGAGTTTCTCCGATCCCATCACGGTTCCGATTGTGCGCACATTTCCCGGTGACGAGGCCGACCGCTTCTACCTCGACTTCCTCGGGTTCGGTGTGGACTGGGAGCATCGCTTCGAGCCGGGAATGCCCCTTTATCGCCAGGTGTCCCGGCACGGGTGCGTGCTGCATCTGTCCGAGCATCATGGCGATGCCACACCCGGATGTGCGGTGCGCATCCGCGTGCGTGACGCCGCTGCTCTGCAGCGTCGGCTGCATGACAGCACGATCTACCCGTTGCGGATCGGACTCGTCCACGAGCCGGGGCAGGACGAGGTCCGAGTGCCCGATCCCTTCGGCAATCGACTGATCTTCTTCACGCCCACAGGGCAATAG
- a CDS encoding error-prone DNA polymerase, which translates to MGWNHGPPTWSEMERVLSGRSRAGERPGEFFGPGDGGDSPAWSRKRGPYVAPEIDQEPSGVPYAELHAHSAYSFLDGASMPEEMVAEAQRLDLKALSITDHDGFYGVVRFAEAAREFGMPTVFGAELSLQPDVARTGVNDPPGEHLLVLARDGEGYRRLSRLIADAHMTGGEKGLLRYDPDRLTDHGGHWLVLTGCRKGSVRRALERGGRTAAQKALGDLVDRYGRDGVAVELTATGQPDDDERNAVLSSLARLFALPTVATTGAHFAGPPQRRLAMAMAAVRARTDIDTIAGWMPGVGGAHLRSGDEMARLLSAHPEAIDNAVHIAGDCAFELGLIAPQLPPFDVPDGHTEATWLRHLTMTRALGRYGTPAQHPQAYRQIEHELAIIETLTFPGYFLVVADIVDFCKSTDILCQGRGSAANSAVCYALGITNVDPVANELLFERFLAPERDGPPDIDVDIESDRREEAIQYVYRRYGRDYSAQVANVITYRGKSSIRDMARALGYAPGQQDAWAKMPDHAPADVTRLAGEIAGMPRHLGIHSGGMVICDRPIADVCPTEWARMADRSVLQWDKDDCAAIGLVKFDLLGLGMLSALHYAIDLVGEHKGIHVDLAQLDLTEEAVYDMLCRADSVGVFQVESRAQMATLPRLKPRCFYDLVVEVALIRPGPIQGGSVHPYIRRRNGDEPVTVEHPSMLGALERTLGVPLFQEQLMQLAVDVAGFDASEADQLRRAMGSKRSPEKMQRLRQRFYEGMRSTHGITGQAADHIYEKMAAFANFGFPESHSQSFASLVFYSSWFKLHHPAAFCAALLRAQPMGFYSPQSLVADARRHGVRVHRPDINRSLAEATLENAGLEVRLGLAAVRGVGEEVAERIVLARNADGDFTGVTDLSRRAALSTRQLEGLAGAGAFDCFGLSRRQALWEAGAASSARAEHLDLHQAAATPTLPGLSDVELAATDAWATGVTPTAYPTQYLRPRLDALGVIPADGLLSVPDGSRVLVGGAVTHRQRPATASGVTFINLEDETGMVNVVCSVGLWIRQRELATSASALLVRGKVQNAEGAVTVVADRLQRMDLRVGTRSRDWQ; encoded by the coding sequence GTGGGTTGGAATCATGGACCGCCGACCTGGTCGGAGATGGAGCGAGTGCTCTCCGGCCGCTCGCGAGCCGGTGAGCGGCCCGGTGAGTTCTTCGGCCCCGGTGACGGCGGTGACTCCCCGGCATGGTCGCGTAAACGCGGACCCTATGTCGCGCCCGAGATCGATCAGGAACCCTCGGGTGTGCCCTACGCCGAACTGCACGCGCACAGTGCCTACAGCTTTCTCGACGGGGCGTCGATGCCCGAGGAGATGGTCGCCGAGGCGCAGCGCCTCGATCTGAAGGCATTGTCGATCACCGATCACGACGGTTTCTACGGAGTTGTCCGATTTGCCGAGGCCGCAAGGGAATTCGGGATGCCGACGGTCTTCGGCGCCGAGCTGTCCCTGCAGCCCGATGTGGCGCGGACCGGTGTCAACGACCCGCCGGGCGAGCACCTGCTCGTCCTGGCCCGAGACGGAGAGGGCTATCGCAGGCTCTCGCGGCTGATCGCCGACGCGCACATGACCGGCGGCGAGAAGGGTCTGCTGCGCTACGACCCCGACCGCCTGACCGACCATGGCGGTCATTGGCTCGTGCTCACCGGCTGCCGCAAGGGGTCGGTGCGCCGAGCCCTCGAGCGGGGCGGACGCACGGCTGCGCAGAAAGCGCTCGGCGATCTCGTCGACCGTTACGGCCGCGACGGTGTGGCCGTCGAACTCACCGCCACCGGCCAGCCCGACGACGACGAACGCAACGCCGTATTGTCCTCTCTGGCCCGTCTGTTCGCGTTGCCGACGGTGGCCACCACCGGTGCGCATTTCGCCGGTCCGCCCCAGCGACGTCTGGCGATGGCGATGGCCGCGGTTCGCGCCCGCACCGACATCGACACCATCGCCGGGTGGATGCCCGGGGTCGGCGGTGCGCATCTGCGCAGCGGTGACGAGATGGCGCGATTGCTGTCCGCGCATCCGGAGGCCATCGACAACGCGGTGCACATCGCCGGTGACTGTGCCTTCGAATTGGGTTTGATCGCACCGCAATTGCCACCCTTTGACGTGCCCGACGGTCACACCGAGGCCACCTGGCTGCGTCACCTCACGATGACCCGGGCACTCGGCCGATACGGCACGCCCGCCCAACATCCACAGGCCTACCGGCAGATCGAACACGAACTCGCGATCATCGAAACGCTCACGTTCCCCGGCTATTTCCTGGTCGTCGCCGACATCGTCGATTTCTGCAAGAGCACCGACATCCTATGCCAGGGCCGCGGCAGTGCCGCGAACTCCGCGGTCTGTTATGCGTTGGGTATCACCAACGTCGACCCGGTCGCCAACGAGTTGTTGTTCGAACGGTTCCTCGCTCCCGAGCGTGACGGCCCGCCCGACATCGACGTCGACATCGAGTCCGACCGTCGGGAAGAGGCCATCCAGTACGTCTATCGCCGGTACGGCCGTGACTACAGCGCACAGGTGGCCAATGTGATCACCTATCGCGGCAAGTCCTCGATCCGTGACATGGCCCGTGCTCTGGGATATGCACCGGGACAACAGGATGCGTGGGCCAAGATGCCCGACCACGCGCCTGCCGACGTCACGCGTCTGGCGGGTGAGATCGCCGGTATGCCCAGGCATCTGGGTATCCACTCGGGCGGGATGGTGATCTGTGATCGGCCGATCGCCGACGTGTGCCCCACCGAGTGGGCCCGGATGGCCGATCGTAGTGTGCTGCAATGGGACAAAGATGACTGTGCGGCAATCGGTCTGGTGAAATTCGATCTGCTGGGGCTGGGTATGCTCTCGGCGCTGCACTATGCGATCGACCTGGTTGGCGAGCACAAGGGCATCCACGTCGATCTGGCGCAGCTCGATCTCACCGAGGAAGCCGTCTACGACATGCTCTGCCGCGCCGACTCGGTGGGGGTGTTCCAGGTCGAGTCGCGCGCTCAGATGGCCACGTTGCCCCGTCTCAAACCGCGCTGTTTCTACGATCTCGTGGTCGAGGTGGCGCTGATCCGGCCCGGGCCGATTCAGGGCGGGTCGGTGCATCCCTACATCCGCCGCCGTAACGGCGACGAGCCGGTCACCGTCGAACACCCGTCGATGCTCGGGGCTCTCGAACGCACACTGGGGGTTCCGCTGTTTCAGGAGCAACTCATGCAACTCGCGGTGGACGTGGCGGGGTTCGACGCCTCCGAGGCCGATCAGCTGCGCCGGGCGATGGGCTCCAAGCGCTCGCCGGAGAAGATGCAACGGTTGCGTCAACGGTTCTACGAGGGCATGCGCAGCACCCACGGCATCACCGGGCAGGCTGCCGACCACATCTACGAGAAGATGGCGGCCTTCGCCAATTTCGGTTTCCCCGAGAGTCATTCGCAGAGTTTCGCGTCGCTGGTGTTCTATTCGTCGTGGTTCAAGCTGCATCATCCGGCGGCCTTCTGCGCAGCGTTGCTGCGTGCACAACCGATGGGGTTCTACTCACCGCAGTCCCTGGTCGCCGACGCCCGGCGGCACGGGGTGCGGGTACACCGGCCCGACATCAACCGCTCACTCGCCGAGGCGACGTTGGAGAACGCGGGGCTCGAGGTGCGGCTCGGTCTGGCTGCGGTCCGCGGGGTCGGCGAGGAGGTGGCCGAGCGTATCGTGCTCGCCCGCAACGCCGATGGTGATTTCACCGGGGTCACCGACCTGTCCCGGCGTGCCGCGTTGAGCACCCGTCAGCTCGAGGGACTCGCCGGTGCGGGCGCGTTCGACTGCTTCGGGCTGAGCCGACGCCAGGCCCTGTGGGAGGCCGGAGCCGCGTCGAGCGCCCGGGCCGAACACCTCGACCTGCATCAGGCGGCGGCGACCCCGACCCTGCCGGGCCTGTCCGACGTCGAATTGGCCGCGACCGATGCGTGGGCGACCGGGGTGACCCCGACGGCGTACCCCACCCAGTACCTGCGGCCGCGGCTCGACGCACTCGGCGTGATCCCCGCCGACGGGCTGTTGTCGGTACCCGACGGGTCGCGGGTGCTGGTGGGCGGGGCGGTGACCCATCGCCAGCGCCCGGCCACTGCCTCCGGGGTGACCTTCATCAATCTCGAGGACGAGACCGGGATGGTCAATGTCGTCTGCTCGGTGGGCTTGTGGATTCGCCAGCGCGAGCTGGCGACCTCGGCGTCGGCATTACTGGTGCGCGGCAAGGTGCAGAACGCCGAAGGGGCCGTCACCGTGGTCGCGGACCGATTGCAGCGCATGGATCTTCGGGTGGGGACGCGATCGCGGGACTGGCAGTGA
- a CDS encoding carboxylesterase/lipase family protein, producing MSSTITLLAVIIVGGVACTSTDDSTHAAPLQVSTSSGTLHGHTVGATRQFTGVRYAQAPTGDRRWAPPVPVSDPKADVDATGVAPQCPQAATPVPGKPPATQGEDCLYLNVTTPQRIPDGSSLPVMVWWHGGGYVSGSGSSYDAQRLADAGDVVVVTVNYRLGIFGYLGLPGLAGSGDFGFADQLQSLRWVHDNARAFGGDPGNVTVFGESAGGMSACAALTSPAAKGLIDKAIIESGSCALDFPTGSLFPGVPQSRPYTPLEQSEATGVQVAASLGCAGADTVGCLRDLPVEKLLTQNETFSNGLAYGTALLPTSPATAVADGNTLRIPVITGGNAEENGAFTAGAVTADPHAYTAESYPADLRAAYGDRAQDVAARYPLSSFSSAPAALARVFTDSGWSCPTLRAAHDLSKHATTFTYEFADATGPNVSGGDNPAVPKAAFHADELPYLFDLNGTNLVPHPPQSTLSAAMIEYWTSFAHSGTPTAADQPQWPSVSAASGPVQSFAADGVHGVDFRAEHQCDFWDSVPIT from the coding sequence ATGAGTTCGACCATCACGCTGCTCGCCGTCATCATCGTCGGCGGTGTGGCGTGCACGAGCACCGATGACTCCACACATGCTGCGCCGCTGCAGGTGTCGACCAGCAGCGGGACACTGCACGGCCACACGGTCGGGGCCACCCGTCAGTTCACCGGTGTCCGCTATGCCCAAGCGCCCACCGGGGATCGGCGCTGGGCGCCACCGGTCCCGGTGTCGGACCCGAAAGCCGATGTCGACGCCACCGGGGTGGCGCCCCAGTGCCCGCAGGCGGCGACGCCGGTACCGGGGAAGCCGCCGGCCACACAGGGCGAGGACTGTCTGTACCTGAATGTGACCACGCCGCAACGGATTCCCGATGGCTCATCGCTACCGGTGATGGTGTGGTGGCACGGTGGTGGATATGTCAGCGGGTCCGGATCGTCTTACGACGCACAGCGTCTGGCCGACGCCGGTGACGTCGTCGTGGTGACGGTGAACTACCGGTTGGGGATCTTCGGCTATCTCGGACTGCCGGGACTCGCCGGATCCGGTGACTTCGGATTCGCCGATCAGCTCCAGTCGTTGCGCTGGGTACACGACAACGCCCGGGCATTCGGTGGCGATCCCGGCAATGTGACCGTGTTCGGTGAATCGGCGGGCGGCATGTCGGCCTGTGCGGCCCTGACCTCACCGGCCGCCAAGGGACTCATCGACAAGGCCATCATCGAGTCCGGTTCGTGCGCATTGGATTTCCCCACCGGAAGTCTGTTCCCCGGAGTCCCGCAATCACGTCCGTATACGCCCCTCGAACAATCGGAGGCCACCGGTGTGCAGGTCGCGGCATCGCTGGGCTGTGCCGGTGCCGACACCGTGGGTTGTCTTCGGGACCTGCCCGTCGAGAAACTGCTGACCCAGAACGAGACGTTCTCGAACGGACTCGCCTACGGCACCGCGCTGCTGCCCACGAGTCCGGCCACGGCCGTCGCCGACGGCAACACCCTGCGTATCCCGGTCATTACCGGCGGAAACGCCGAAGAGAACGGCGCCTTCACCGCGGGTGCGGTGACGGCAGACCCGCACGCCTACACCGCCGAGTCCTATCCGGCCGACCTACGGGCCGCTTACGGGGACCGGGCACAAGACGTCGCCGCGCGGTATCCGCTGTCGTCGTTCTCGTCGGCGCCGGCCGCACTGGCGCGGGTGTTCACCGATTCGGGCTGGTCCTGCCCGACCCTCCGAGCGGCGCACGACTTGTCCAAACACGCGACGACCTTCACCTACGAATTCGCCGATGCGACAGGGCCGAACGTGAGCGGTGGGGACAATCCGGCAGTGCCCAAGGCGGCTTTTCACGCCGACGAATTGCCGTACCTGTTCGACCTGAACGGCACCAACCTCGTTCCGCATCCTCCCCAGTCCACGCTGTCGGCGGCGATGATCGAATACTGGACGTCGTTCGCGCATTCGGGCACTCCCACGGCCGCCGACCAGCCGCAGTGGCCGTCGGTGTCGGCGGCGAGCGGTCCGGTGCAGTCCTTCGCGGCCGACGGAGTGCACGGCGTCGACTTCCGTGCCGAGCACCAGTGCGACTTCTGGGATTCGGTGCCGATCACATAG